DNA from Denticeps clupeoides chromosome 7, fDenClu1.1, whole genome shotgun sequence:
ctgctccccgggcgcctttcatggccgcccactgctcactaagggcgggggttcaatgcagaggactcatttcattgtgctgcagtgtttcccaatgacaatcactttcacttcaatttaTTAGTTGTACATCAGCACGGTGTTTTTATTGcaaaagtgtttttcttttttttttttattatttacgtGGTCCATATTCTCAACAAGCTGTTTCACCCAAAATATGGAAGTCAGAAAGAACCGCCTAATCTGGAAACACTTATCGTAAGGTACGTTGTTATGAAGGTGGGTGTGGTCTGGGCGTGCGTTTTAAATAGAGCGGTAATtacagaaagcagcaggacTGGGTCGTCATTACAGACTACATGTCTGACTCCGGCCCGCTCTGTCATTGGCTTTCAGCCCCACCTTCTCGCTCTACTGGTTTCTCTCCCTTACCATCTCCTCAGAGGTTTCCTGGAAAGTTCCTTTAAGGCCGCCTTTATTTCCTAAATCTTTGCATTCACACGCTGTGtcttatttttcttattattgcTTTATTTACGGATGTCCTGTTGTCCTGGGAGGTATTTCTgcattaataatgtattatGATGGCGGCCCCCGTGAtaactgtatgtatgtatgtgtgtgcttgccTGTGTTGCAGAACTGTGACGAGCGTTTCCAGTACAAGTACCAGCTCCGTTCTCACATGAGCATTCATATCGGCCACAAGCAGTTCATGTGCCAGTGGTGCGGGAAGGACTTCAACATGAAGCAGTACTTCGACGAGCACATGAAGACTCACACAGGTCACATGCCATGCAGTCCTTTTCCCCTCTGTCCTCCACTCCCTTCGTCCGCCGCCAAACTGCCAGATTTAGAATTCTGTGGCAAGagacacacccaacacacactgcCCAGTTGGTCACCACTGACTTGAGTTGAATTTAAACATTTCGAAGACATCATTTtcagtgtgcttgtgtgtgtttctctgtcttGCTTGCATGCTGATTTTGAACCAGGTTCACCACCAGACTGCCTCTAAATCACCAATCCACTCCAGACTTGAACTGTTGCAGTCTGTTCACCGCCTTTTGTACATGTGGTCTTGGTCGAGCCATTTGATATCTTTCATGATGTTGAAATACACTTTTTCTGATTATTATAacatactgattgtaagggctgAACGATTTCTGAATATTCACCatattatgtgtattataaACTGGATCATAACCCCACATCAAAATATGAACTGCGCTGTAACTAGTGCTTGCGtttaagtgggtgtggctttaacGTCTGGGACacgtctgattggtgagcatgaccGCATCGCACAGGGACATCAGCACAATGTGATTGGACAGTGGGTGTGTCCATCAGCTGTCCAAGCGCTCGCTTTGCTCtgagaaacattgttttctATGGGCAACGGTTCCGGTTTTGCGGCGCGGATTTGTAACGGAGGACGGGTACAGAAAATGGGGAATACGTCTTTGTAGGAAAGCGTTGCAGAGTGTCTGTTCGTATTTAGACCCAGTGTCTAGATAGCGAGACAGgcaattcattaataaatacgTTGGACGTGACCCGTATCTCATGAGGACGAGTGAGTTTggtgaactttgaccgctgcgcTGTGTGACGCATTTTCGTGCGACCAACAGAATCAGATCGTGGAAGCGGGCAGTGTTTGGTCCTCCCCTtcgaaacaaacacacacacacacacacacacacacaaagcgtgAATGGAGGAAGCCGATTATCAGCGTCTGAGTCTCCAGAGATCCACACCTCCACGTTACCatcttaccaggagtttagagAACCGCACACGCCCCTCGGATGGACACCGCGCCGCCTGCCCAGGCTCTGCCCATTGGGCAGCATTCGCCCGGTTCCGTTCTCCGCTGCCTCTCTTCTGCCGGCGTCACCAGCGCCCCAGCCTCTCGCTCAACGTGACGCGGACATTAACCGCTGGAGCAGAGTCCGGGGTTGCAAAGTAACTAGTAAAATCGTGTTTAGTCCAATCGCGATTTCGGTTCGATTTCAATGCTGATCGTAATGGATCATGTGACCTAGCACAATgacatgaatgtaaatatgaatgtttttaaaatgtaagaatATAGCAACAAAAAGTGCAAGTCATTAAACATTGTCATGGTGTAGACGTTTTATTAACAGCTCTAATGAAAGTGTGATTATTTCCTGTAAAATCCTCTCGAACTCATTCCGCCTCTCGTTCCCTGCTGTAGGAGAGAAGCCGTTCATTTGCGAGATCTGTGGGAAGAGTTTCACCAGTCGGCCCAACATGAAGCGCCACCGGCGGACGCACACGGGGGAGAAGCCGTACCCCTGCGAGGTGTGCGGTCAGCGCTTCCGCTTCTCCAACATGCTCAAAGCCCACAAGGAGAAGTGCTTCCGCGTGACCAGTCCCGTGAGCCTCCAGCCGGCCGGACTCGCCGCGCCTCTGCACATCGCCGGGCCCGCCGTTCCCACGGTGGGCCACACCCCCAGCCCCGTTCCTCCAGCGATGGCCCCGCCCACTAGTTCTGCCTCTCTGGATATGATTGGCTCCGGCGCAGGTCCCCTGACACAGAGGGGCGGGTTTGGCCACACATTCTCTCACTTGCAccttcaggctcctcccactcaACACCACCCACAATCTCACACTTCGATCCACACGGGCCACAACCCCCACGCTGGCCACGCCCAGCATCATATGCCAATCAGCCCCGCCCTGCTTCCCCCGCCTCCAGCCCTTTTCAAAAGCGAGCCAATCAACCACTGTGGCCAGGAGGACGGTTTCCTGCGACACCTGGCCCAGCCTGCCAAGAGCACCGGGGcggggcagcagcagcaccactgAGCCCCGACTCCCatacgcacgcacgcacacgcacgtaCACTTACATCCCAGATGGACTGCCTCGGACCGTCACTCGGGCAGAGAAGATGAAAACGACGCAGTAATACCCAGGCgctgtgtgtgcgcgcgcatgtgACACGTAGCTTTACTAAAGCTTCAGGCCAGTTTTGGTCAAACTGGACTTTTTGGAGACTGTTAAACATTTCATGCActtaactacacacacacacacatcccacacTCATGGTCTGTTGTTACGTCACATCACACATTAAACCGGTTGCATTAAACTAGCGAAACATTACCTCTCTGTCGGATAAACTTATCTCcccagctgctgctgccaccgaAAAGGTCGTACGGGTCGCTCGTCTGAACGTTGACCAGCAGAAGGTTGAAGTTCAAGCCTTGTTATTCCTCATCGAAGCCCTCTCCTGCACGTACAGCGAGGAGGGCGACGGTATCAGAAACCGAGGACATCCTGCACACACTGGGcacttcagcacacacacacacacacacagatcctcGGAATGTGGCCCTGATCAGACCCCGGATCAAACTGACGTTATTGttcgtgctttttttttttttttttttcttgtgtttacCCCACCAGTTAAAATGGAGGAGGGCTTATTAGAAAATTAAATGTATAGATTTATATTCTAATACTCATTGATTATTTGTATGGACTTAACTGTACTTGTGTTTTCAGAAAGAAAATCTTATTTTTCATGTAAGCATTAAACTGTGAGTGAGTGGgttgtgggttgtgtgtgtgtgtgtgtgtgtgagccagagagagagaaagagagagtgtgaaGTTTCTATGCTAGTTTGATTAAAAGAGATTTGCTACCATGCTGGCAGAGTAGAGTTTACTCTAACTAGAATGtaccttggtgtgtgtgtgattgtatatCAAtcagtgagggtgtgtgtgtagacactGCAGCAGTAAAGATTCCCTTTATGGTGCTACTgaacgctctctctctccccctctctctctctgtctcagccTGTGTGACAGTAGGTGGCCGGAGGTGCGTCCCTcgtgttgtgtttgtgtcaggGCCACCGTGCGAGGCCGCGGGAGCGGTGCTTGTGGTCAGCGTTGCTGTAGATATCGGCCACATTCCCAGTTGCCCAGCGCGCCGTTTTCCCGTCACGGAATGTACTGTGTAGCGAGTGAGTTGCCTCGTGAGCGTTCTGAATCTGTTTGGTTGTTTATTCCTCTGCACTTTACTGCTGTGTAAGGGGGGGCAAGTTAGAGCAGGAGACTGACAAAGCATTGTGggtaaaaacatgtaaatgtcatgtaaatggTTGCTTATATGTGAGCGAGAGTGAGTGCGTCTAAGAGGGATGGTGACAGAAGAGGTGTAGAATCACTCTATTTTTCCGTATAACGGTCCCCCAGCTTCCCGTTATCGTAAATTCTCCAGTAATGGCCCAGGTTTTTAATAGTGTACATGGAGCAATGATATCGTTTATTTCAAAGATGGATGcttgttttctttctctcctcccccAACAGATTTTTCGTGCTAAACATGCGGCCCGCCTATGGGGGGCTGCTATTGGAGACCCTCTCATTATTAGAAGCCTTTACCATAATCGGCATggttatgtgtgtgagtgaaagctTTCTgattctcctcctctttttgttGGTATATAGAATGCACTTTCTACTAAAACCACGCTAGTTTAATATGACCTCCAACAATGATGTATATTCTTTAAAgatgttttttgtattaatatAATTTCCCCTGCATTTTAACCACTGAACTGTAGCAGTAAGTAAGTACAGACCTGTCCTACTATTCCACATTCtccattgtttttgttttgattgTTTATAAGAGATTGTCAAAGATGATGTGTTTATGATGTAACAATGGCCTTTTTtgataatgtacatttaacacTCGGCTAAGTTTCAGCAGTAAAATCAGTAGCCATAATAATAGTACTGTTTTAAGTCTTGTTACTGtgttctggtctttttttttttttttgtgtgcactttCATCGTTCATTACATATCCTGTGAAAATTTAGATGCTAAGTCTAAGGTTTAGGTTTGGTTAACTACAGCAGTTAAAAACTCATTATTAGTAATTATGAAAGATGTCGCTCGAGCACTGGTAAGCTTTCTAATTTCTTGTTAAATTCAGGAAATTATATTGAATCACATGTGTTTTTGTATCCCTtctaaaagtacatttaaatattttattccatcACTAATTCTTATTTTGAATATTCACCAGAGCTGGAGGTGACATTATGCTCATAAATCTTAAATTAAGtggattatttcattatttatatgcataaccaaacatttttaaatgtccagGCCAAGTTTAGAAATTAAGGAaataaaaagcagaataaaaactTTATAAATAGCTTATTTATATAACTTTTTAGAAATTAATTtctaaccaaaaaaaatttttttaattacatttcatgcCCTTTTTATActtgtttcttttgtttctttcagaATTACGCATTATGAGTGTCTTGCagtataaattacattttatatttattactaCTGAATTGTATTATCTACGGAAAGTGGACAAAATTTCAACACCATTCAAAGTGAATGGAGAACGCCTACACTGACTCCTTCAGTGCTTACGTGCAAACTATATGCCATATATAACACCGCTTCACTAGACTGTTGTCTCATGTGGATCTGGCAGCAACCACAACCCCACCAGTGACAGGTCAGGGGTAAATGGTGGTCGTTGCTATGGGATTCTGGTGCCATCGTTCCATttggttttttgttttctttttacccCCTATAAATGCTAGTGTGTGTTCAGATTGCTGTTTATCTTGAAAAAACCTCTAGGCTAAAATCGGCATAACTCTCCATCTGTTAATAGAAGAGAGGATGGAGGAAGGGAAAGGTGAAGGGAGGTATGGGAAAGCACATGGCTTCAAATCCTGTTCGGAAATGTGTCATTCTGAACtagatttaaaatttaaattaaaagcatACAAAATCTGAGTTATATATTTCAACACTGGTTTACTAGTCTTGCGTTATATTAGTTTTCTATGTTCTGTAGAAGTTTGTATGGTTTTGTTAATGGTAAGAGTGCTGGCTTAATGGTACCAACTCAACATCCCGTTTGCTTACAGAAATTTAGCAGTAAAGTCCATTTTAACAGCGGAGGAtctagagattttttttcttagggTGGCATAAAGTTCCAGCGGGGGGTGGAGCTTATGTAAACCCACCTCCATGTCAGTCCAGCCCACTTTTAATTAGAgggtatagttttttttttttagcacactTTTCATAAGGAAActttatcagggctcttagttttgtgaactcaaaattctatagaaatcgaacgagaattgctggtgtcttcctcttgtaagtcgctttggataaaagcgtctgctaagtaaagtaaaggaaaggaaaggaaacaacatcttttctttctttataatCCGCATTCAGACTGATACTGAGGTACATGGGCTCTTGGGCCACTGTTTAGACAAAGTTTTTTAACTAATTTACCATCTTAACTTGTTTAACGTCTGGAAAGTGTTGCATTAATAAACTGTAACATGCCATTTGTAAAAACAGATATCCACAATTTCAAACACAAGTGTCTGGTAAAGTGTGTAAGTGCCAAAACTACATTGCACTGTACTTAAATAAGAAATTTTTACAATGCCCATAACTTTCATACATGTTCTACATGTTTCTACAACTCAGTGTAATGTACatgttgaataaaatattaaccaGCCTACAAATAGGACAGCCAACATGCACGGTTCTCCTTTAAAAATGCCTCGCGCTCTGCGCTCTTCTGAAGGGGTGGGGCCTAGAGAGACTTTAAAAGGTCaacagagggaggaagagaggcagAAAGGCGGCTGTTCGGACTGGGTGCCAGAGAAATCCGGTAAGAAAGACACTTTCCTGTACTATTCAATGAAATGAATGTGTACTAAGAGACAGGGTGTGGCccataatattatttttacataatgCTTTGTGTCATGATTCAGTACTACAATGAATGGTGTAATGGCTTAAGATgttacatgtgtgtatatgagttGCTATGTTGATGCATGCAAAGTGTGAGAACCAGCATTAATCTGTGACATCTACAAAATTCtacaactttagtttttttgtggAGGGGATAAATATCATTTTGGAATGGACCTTGATTTGTAACTCCATTTACTTTAAACAATTTTTATGTTTGTCCTATTTCTGTCACTGTAACAAATGGGAAATATCATTATAGAAATGCTGTGGGTTCGGCAGGCAAGCTGTAAGAACGTAGCTCTTTTCGGGACAGTGGttggccttgtgtgtgtgtgtaaggaagcggacccataattggaaagttgtgggttcaaattcagaaccaccaaggtgccacagatcAAGGTTCTGTCTCTACCCACTGCTCCTCAggcacatttcatggctgcccagtgctcccTTAATCATTGTTGATCCGCTCCAGTTACAGAATTCATGTATAAAGTCCATAACTGTAAGCTATTTTGTGCATTCTTTTCCCGCAGAATGCTTACTGGACCTGGTGTGGTTGCAGTTGGAAGAGATTAGTGATAAGTAGAGCAACAATCCATGTCTCAGCCAATCATGCGAGATTCCGTGTTCAACTGCTGCTTTGTCCCACCCCATGGCCCAGCAGGAGAGGACGAGGTGCCACCTTACCATCAGCTTCGGACAAACATGCCTGAAGCTCCACCCCCTGGTGACCGCCGATTTCTAATCTTCTTTGACTTTGATGAGACGCTGGTGGATGAGACCAGCGATGACATGGTTGTGCAGGCCGCTCCTGGTGGCTCTCTTCCTGGCTGGCTGAAGGACACATATCGCGCTGGTCAGTACAATCAGTACATGCAGCGCGTGCTGGCGTACCTCTCAGAGCATGGCATCACCCAGGCAACCATTCGGTCCATCATTGAGCAAATCCCAGCATGCCCTGGCATACCTGCCCTCCTCTCTTACCTACAGTCTAGGCCACCACGTGATTTTGAgattgtctgtgtgtctgatgcCAACACATTCTTTATCGAGTCCTGGCTGCAGCATGCTGGCTTCCGCCCCCTCTTCCTGCGAATCTTCACCAACCCCGCCCACTTTGACCCTGACGGCCAGCTGCAGCTTCTTCCGTACCACTCCCATGGGTGCCCTCGATGCCCGAGCAACATGTGCAAGGCAGAAATCGTCCGCGACTACGTGGCACATCGGACAAGACAGCGGGGAGGCAGGCCGTTCGAGCGCGTTCTCTACGTTGGCGATGGAGCGAATGACTTCTGCCCGTCCCTGACCCTGTCACCACAGGACACGGCGTTTCCCAGACGAGATTTCCCCATGCACAAGCTGATTCAAGAGATGTCCGAGGCACAACCAGGCCGCTTCCAAGCAAATGTGGTTCCCTGGTCCAGTGGGGAGGACGTGATCAGTGCCCTCAGGAAGAtagtgggagagagagggtagacacgtcccaccgcactgccctgtctctctgtgtggaCTGAGTTAGTGGGATGGGAGAACTGGTCAGAAATCCTTTAAATGAAGTTTATTCATCCTAAATGGTATTAAATGGAATTTCTTATTAGAGCTGAACACTCAAAAGGCTGGGGTCAAACCTTGGTGTTGTATTTTAATCCGAAGTGTAATGTTATCATATTGTTACATGAATATTTGTGATTTGTAACGCTGCTGCATGGGAggatatataaatgtttttatataatatgTGCAGTTTGGTTCTTTGTTCGGTTACTTGCCCTTGAGGAATAAATTCGGTCTGTGTAAAAAGTTTAAACCGtatcagaaaatgtaaaatgtccaaaatgtgtTGCTTACTCTCTGAAATCGGATttataaatcaaaataaaaacgaCTTTGGTTCTTTCCTGAATCTACATGAAGGTAAATTGAAGGATGTTGGTGTTTAGTAGTTAGTAGGAATATGAAGAATATTGAACGCGCAGGAAAACGTTGCGCACGGCTCGCCGGTGATTGGCTCCGCCCGCACACGTGACCTCGCGGCTGGTTTCCGCGGATGGAGCTCCTGCGCTCGGTCCTCCGTGGCCGCCATGGCCCAGGCTGCGGGGACGGACGTCGGCGAGACGGACGCCCAGCTCCGGGTGGAGCACGACAGGAAGCGACGCCAGTTCTCCATCAGGCTGAACGGTAAAGCGTGCGTGTTAACCCGtcattaaccccccccccaaacacgcCGCTGCGCTCCGGCTGCTGCCGGTCCACaccaccgcccccccccccggaccCCGAAACTAGGCTCCCGACCGACATTTCCTGGGTTTTACACCCACTTCCTTGTTTACCCGTCGCAGGCGTGGTGACGTCAATGTCCCCTCTTTAAATGTTGCTTATAAAGACTGAACACCTCTGCATGTGATTTATATTTAACTAATCACTTTAACATTGTGTTCACCCTTTTAACAACCGTTTACTTGttacaaaatgtcacaaaaagtcgcataactttatttataatgcacCTTTAAACAACTAGTTGGCAAAGGTGCTGTAGAAGAGACTGTATACATGAAACTGAGTTATACTCTTTTTAGACATCAgtgaagggcagtggtggccaagtggttaaggaaatgtcgccggttcgaatcccgatctgccaagatgccactgagcaaagcaccgcccctacacgctgctccccgggcgcctgtcatggctgcccactgctcaccaagggtgatggttaaaagcagaggacacatttcgtggtgtcaccatgtgctgtgctgcagtgtatcacaatcgcttcactttcataacataaaacaataaaaggaaCAAAACTTCTAAAAGACATGATGCCTCActcaatacaaaatacaaagtCTGAGCAGGGAAGTCTTTGGCCTAGTCCTACGGATGTTCAAGAGCAGCTGATTGGACGACCGAAGTTGTGCTGAGGCACTGACTGTTTAAGAgcttaatgaaatgaaaggacTTGATGGAAAATGGACTTTATGTTGTGTGCTGATaatgtttgttttcatattGCAGGTTCACATGATCGGGCGGTTCTGCTGTATGAGTATGTCGGGAAGAAGACTGTGGACCTGCAGCACACAGAGGTTCCTGATGCATTCAGAGGACGTGGCATTGCCAAACATCTCGCTAAGGTGAATGGCCCCTACTAAACAGTGTAGAATGCAATTAGGGATGTTTAAGTcttgcatataaataaaaacggTGAGATACACCCTTGGTAGTGTACCTTCGAGACGCTTTATAAATGCCGGACTGTGTCTGTTCGTTTCAAAGTCAAAATGGATCCAGCATTCCCTGAATGCTGCTTCTCAGCTACCTTGCAGTTGGCACAATGGCATCAGGCAGGTAATGTTCTTCTGTCATTCAAACAGAGAAGTGTGATACTGGCAGCACTTAACAGCCTCATACACCACCCCATCCAGGCTTGCGTCCATCTGCTCTGCCATGGAAACCCATTTGATAATGCCAGAAGAAGCCTGGAACTCTGCAGTTGTTGAGTGAACAGAGCTTTGGAGACTTACATCTCTGTCGTTCTTAAAAGTCAGCGTCTTTATGGGGTCTGACacttcctgtttccaaaatgcttACACTGTAAGATGAAAGCACACATTCAGCAGCAGGGCAGAAAATTCATTATCTGATGACCGAACTCTTCCGAGTGTCCCTGTCTATCGTGAATGTTTGTGAGCGCAGATTGCATTGTGCTTGGGTTCTTGCACCTGTGGTGTGAAAGGAACCCCGAATACCCCTCCATATCACAGGGATGGAAAACATGCTAATCAGGTGTGTGTTCGGAAGGGAGAAACGTTTGACTTTCTTAACAGCTTTCGTGCTACCAGTATGAATCCAGGATGTCGCTCTTGATAAGAGGatctgccaaatgctataaatgtcaATATATTGGTGTTTGATTTGGTTGCGTTAGAAATATAGAAAAGTTGTGCAAATTggtattatttttatatcaaaTGCTGCTAGTTGGAAACTTTATGATTGGACTAAGCatgtatttcatatttcaggCAGCAATGGATTTTGTGGTGGAGGAAGACTTAAAGGCACACTTGACTTGCTGGTACATCCAGAAATATGTAAAAGAAAACCCCCACCCACAATACCTGGAGCACATCATCCACTGAAAGAGCAAGTAGAGGAAAGGCGGATGGAGAAGGACTTGTTTCCATACCCTGTTTTTTCACCTGAGAAACATCTAGGAGAGCAGGAAGAATGAAGATTCTGTGCTAGGCTGTGGATCTTCTGACCCACCTCATCTTATAAATCACTCAGGATTTAACAAGGAGGACACAGAGGAGTATATCAGCGGCGGCGCAGTGGTGAAGTCACATGGCTTCATTAGACGTGTGGTTTATGGCATGTGCTTTTATTTGGCAGAAGAAGGTTTCTAGTTTCCTTCTTCTCCACTGGAGATGTAGTCCTGGTTGTTGGGTTTCACACCAGTCAAGTTTAGCAATTACAGTCTGGTGCAGGGACAGCTAGTCTGTATCGTGTATTGATATCTGCAGTGTTCAGTAGGGCCTACAAGGAGCCGGTAGCTGCAACTACTGAGACAATCGAACATTCAGGATACACAAAACCACAAAGATTTAGAAACTTTTATACCACGAACATGATTAGTACCATAAATATGTGTGGTTCAGGGTTAGAAGGAAGGAAACATGCCAAAGCGGGAACAATATATGTGTGGAATATCAGTTTGTAAATGAAGGTGcttgtatttgtgagtgtgaaagGGAGGGCAAATCCGTTCCATTCTCgctgcattggtggttcagcaGTCTCTTTTCAGTAAAGCCATTCTATAAACAATGTAATTTATATCTAATAGTGTACATTTCTATTGCCGTTTtctgaactttttaaaaaataaatctttatctAAAACCCAAACTTTTAGTGTCTTGCTGAAATGCAAGAGTTCCTGTATTCTGTGTAAGTTAAAACTttaatatatttagtatatttagtatataaaGATTAGGGTTGCTGATTAAGCGTAAAGCTTGCAAATTTAAAGGCTCAGATGGAGAATGCCCGGGAGATCATCCATTCATTTATAAATTAAACATCCTGCTAATGGTCATGCAATGCAAATAACTTTGTAATAGTGAGGTTGCAATGACATACTACTTTAGATATTCATGCTTTATTTTAAGGGTTTTATTTTCCCACACAGAACATAGTATGCATAGATTACATTTTCCAGATTCCAGATTGACTAGCCTATTCATGTAATTATTCTGCTAATAGGCATACAGaagtattcatatttttaatagCAGGGATTTGATGATTATTGTATTTTCAAATAAAGCCTCATGCAATCACTTTAATAATCACTATCCTCAGTACACTATATTATTTGAACCCCATACAATTTATGCCACACAATCATATAATTCataaaagttcattttcaaaATAAGTACTGGCtgatgaaacaaacacacaccaaacatcaTAACTCAAATAGTTCTTTATTTAGAAATCAGTTTCACTAGAAGGACTAAGTGCTCAGTTCTGCACATCACTTTGCCTTGGGTGGGGAGTGGAGATGtcctcttacatttacatttggcagacgcccttatccagagtgacttacaacgtgctttcatgtttcaAATTGCAAAATCATTTTCTATAAGCAAATGCTTATATATGCAAATGCTCTATAAGCAAATGCTCTATTTCTGGCAGTTACTTTGTGTACACAGGGTACAGCCAGCCTTCTCCCAGAGGCTTACCAAGGTAAGTGGGTTATGAGGGACTAGAAGGTTACTAAGATAAACTGGAGCAAAAGCATGCAAAGCTTTATAGGTGATAAGTAGAAACTTGAAGTCAATGCAAAGAAGACAAAACAGGTGTAATTTGATCATACCTTTTAGTGTGCGCAAGAACCCTGGCTATCAGCATCAAAAGTCATACCCAAATTTTTTACAAATCTACTAAGACCACTTAAATAAACCAGCACACACCAATCTATATTCCATCAATCCATGTCTCGGACATTCTTATCTGTGTTGAGCATGAGGAAATTGCAGGCTCTGATGTCCCTCAGACAATTTACTAGTTTGGGAGATGGTGAACTTTATCCAGTTTTACGGAGATGTACACTAAGGTGTCGACTGCGTAAACATTTCAATTTACCCCATTTCTCTCGATTAACTGATCGACTGGCAGCCTGTACAATGAAAATATTGGGCCAAGGATACAGGTTGGTGGCTTAGTTGAGGGGACCAAGGTAACAAGTTGAGGGAGTGTAATTGGGGCAAAGAAATCAAGCTTTGGTACAGACTGATCCATGAGGTCCTCAGGAAGATCCGTATAACTTCCACATGATCATCCACATGACATTACCTAAGATATCTCGTCTGGTTGATCTTATTGTCAAAGCAATCCATAAGATTGATGCTGCTTATTGCAGTTGTTGGCTCT
Protein-coding regions in this window:
- the phospho1 gene encoding putative phosphatase phospho1, with the translated sequence MSQPIMRDSVFNCCFVPPHGPAGEDEVPPYHQLRTNMPEAPPPGDRRFLIFFDFDETLVDETSDDMVVQAAPGGSLPGWLKDTYRAGQYNQYMQRVLAYLSEHGITQATIRSIIEQIPACPGIPALLSYLQSRPPRDFEIVCVSDANTFFIESWLQHAGFRPLFLRIFTNPAHFDPDGQLQLLPYHSHGCPRCPSNMCKAEIVRDYVAHRTRQRGGRPFERVLYVGDGANDFCPSLTLSPQDTAFPRRDFPMHKLIQEMSEAQPGRFQANVVPWSSGEDVISALRKIVGERG
- the natd1 gene encoding protein NATD1, producing the protein MAQAAGTDVGETDAQLRVEHDRKRRQFSIRLNGSHDRAVLLYEYVGKKTVDLQHTEVPDAFRGRGIAKHLAKAAMDFVVEEDLKAHLTCWYIQKYVKENPHPQYLEHIIH